A genomic segment from Corylus avellana chromosome ca5, CavTom2PMs-1.0 encodes:
- the LOC132182678 gene encoding E2F transcription factor-like E2FF isoform X3, whose translation MSSFDSQEPETRPPVYSRKDKSLGLLCSNFLRLYGGEGVGPIELVEAAGKLGVERRRMYDVVNILESIGIIARKGKNQYSWKGFGEVPGILEELKEEGLGEKFKYSGVLCNSVKVSKDNENRVSPSLENNLEDYSTASSRSDNRRDKSLVLFTQSFIKLFLCFDVDSITIDDAAKALPGDKHDARALRTKVRRLYDIANVFSSLNLIEKIYDPVSGKAAFRWVGWKAKPKDGSDSDLDLNEKKRMFGIDITNYSSKRNRLDSSKVESSINWKLNQKVDMPMHNRQGDLEIVHERIKLEQHSKHSSKGIVFGPFAPVNVPGFKDPEKKRLIEVQENLNSTYYPQYHNQATK comes from the exons ATGTCTTCGTTTGATTCTCAAGAGCCCGAAACAAGACCACCCGTTTACAGCCGCAAAGATAAGTCTCTAGGACTCTTGTGCTCAAA TTTCTTGAGGTTGTATGGTGGAGAAGGCGTGGGACCGATTGAACTCGTTGAGGCAGCTGGCAAATTAG GAGTTGAGCGGCGCCGCATGTACGACGTAGTCAATATATTGGAGAGTATCGGA attatagcaagaaaaggaaagaaccaATACTCATGGAAGGGATTTGGAGAAGTTCCTGGGATTTTGGAGGAGCTTAAG GAAGAGGGTTTGGGAGAAAAGTTCAAATACTCTGGTGTTCTCTGCAATTCAGTTAAA GTTTCAAAAGATAACGAAAATAGAGTGTCTCCCAGTCTCGAAAATAATTTGGAGGACTATTCTACAGCATCATCGAGAAGCG ACAACAGAAGGGACAAATCTCTAGTGCTTTTCACTCAGagttttatcaagcttttcctTTGTTTCGAT GTGGATTCGATCACTATCGATGATGCTGCAAAGGCATTGCCGGGTGATAAGCATGATGCAAGGGCTTTGAGAA CAAAAGTTAGACGACTGTATGATATTGCGAATGTTTTCTCTTCCTTGAATCTGATTGAGAAG ATTTATGACCCAGTGAGTGGGAAAGCAGCATTCAGGTGGGTGGGATGGAAAGCAAAACCCAAAGATGGATCTGACTCTGATTTGGAtctaaatgaaaaaaagagaatgtTTGGGATTGATATTACAAATTACAGTTCAAAGAGAAATAGGTTGGATTCTTCTAAGGTGGAGTCTTCTATAAATTGGAAGTTAAATCAGAAGGTAGATATGCCAATGCATAACAGACAAGGTGACTTGGAAATTGTACATGAGAGGATCAAATTGGAGCAGCATTCAAAACACAGCTCAAAGGGTATAGTATTTGGCCCTTTTGCACCTGTGAATGTGCCCGGTTTCAAAGATccagagaagaaaagattgataGAGGTTCAGGAGAACTTGAATTCTACTTATTATCCTCAATATCACAACCAAG CAACTAAATAA
- the LOC132182678 gene encoding E2F transcription factor-like E2FF isoform X1, whose translation MSSFDSQEPETRPPVYSRKDKSLGLLCSNFLRLYGGEGVGPIELVEAAGKLGVERRRMYDVVNILESIGIIARKGKNQYSWKGFGEVPGILEELKEEGLGEKFKYSGVLCNSVKVSKDNENRVSPSLENNLEDYSTASSRSDNRRDKSLVLFTQSFIKLFLCFDVDSITIDDAAKALPGDKHDARALRTKVRRLYDIANVFSSLNLIEKIYDPVSGKAAFRWVGWKAKPKDGSDSDLDLNEKKRMFGIDITNYSSKRNRLDSSKVESSINWKLNQKVDMPMHNRQGDLEIVHERIKLEQHSKHSSKGIVFGPFAPVNVPGFKDPEKKRLIEVQENLNSTYYPQYHNQALHDLFAHYMEAWKSWVGEVAGKQQMQQTF comes from the exons ATGTCTTCGTTTGATTCTCAAGAGCCCGAAACAAGACCACCCGTTTACAGCCGCAAAGATAAGTCTCTAGGACTCTTGTGCTCAAA TTTCTTGAGGTTGTATGGTGGAGAAGGCGTGGGACCGATTGAACTCGTTGAGGCAGCTGGCAAATTAG GAGTTGAGCGGCGCCGCATGTACGACGTAGTCAATATATTGGAGAGTATCGGA attatagcaagaaaaggaaagaaccaATACTCATGGAAGGGATTTGGAGAAGTTCCTGGGATTTTGGAGGAGCTTAAG GAAGAGGGTTTGGGAGAAAAGTTCAAATACTCTGGTGTTCTCTGCAATTCAGTTAAA GTTTCAAAAGATAACGAAAATAGAGTGTCTCCCAGTCTCGAAAATAATTTGGAGGACTATTCTACAGCATCATCGAGAAGCG ACAACAGAAGGGACAAATCTCTAGTGCTTTTCACTCAGagttttatcaagcttttcctTTGTTTCGAT GTGGATTCGATCACTATCGATGATGCTGCAAAGGCATTGCCGGGTGATAAGCATGATGCAAGGGCTTTGAGAA CAAAAGTTAGACGACTGTATGATATTGCGAATGTTTTCTCTTCCTTGAATCTGATTGAGAAG ATTTATGACCCAGTGAGTGGGAAAGCAGCATTCAGGTGGGTGGGATGGAAAGCAAAACCCAAAGATGGATCTGACTCTGATTTGGAtctaaatgaaaaaaagagaatgtTTGGGATTGATATTACAAATTACAGTTCAAAGAGAAATAGGTTGGATTCTTCTAAGGTGGAGTCTTCTATAAATTGGAAGTTAAATCAGAAGGTAGATATGCCAATGCATAACAGACAAGGTGACTTGGAAATTGTACATGAGAGGATCAAATTGGAGCAGCATTCAAAACACAGCTCAAAGGGTATAGTATTTGGCCCTTTTGCACCTGTGAATGTGCCCGGTTTCAAAGATccagagaagaaaagattgataGAGGTTCAGGAGAACTTGAATTCTACTTATTATCCTCAATATCACAACCAAG CTCTGCATGACCTCTTTGCTCATTACATGGAGGCGTGGAAGTCATGGGTCGGAGAAGTTGCTGGGAAGCAACAGATGCAACAAACATTCTGA
- the LOC132182678 gene encoding E2F transcription factor-like E2FF isoform X2 — translation MSSFDSQEPETRPPVYSRKDKSLGLLCSNFLRLYGGEGVGPIELVEAAGKLGVERRRMYDVVNILESIGIIARKGKNQYSWKGFGEVPGILEELKEEGLGEKFKYSGVLCNSVKVSKDNENRVSPSLENNLEDYSTASSRSDNRRDKSLVLFTQSFIKLFLCFDVDSITIDDAAKALPGDKHDARALRTKVRRLYDIANVFSSLNLIEKIYDPVSGKAAFRWVGWKAKPKDGSDSDLDLNEKKRMFGIDITNYSSKRNRLDSSKVESSINWKLNQKVDMPMHNRQGDLEIVHERIKLEQHSKHSSKGIVFGPFAPVNVPGFKDPEKKRLIEVQENLNSTYYPQYHNQGRKPNIPGAIDAP, via the exons ATGTCTTCGTTTGATTCTCAAGAGCCCGAAACAAGACCACCCGTTTACAGCCGCAAAGATAAGTCTCTAGGACTCTTGTGCTCAAA TTTCTTGAGGTTGTATGGTGGAGAAGGCGTGGGACCGATTGAACTCGTTGAGGCAGCTGGCAAATTAG GAGTTGAGCGGCGCCGCATGTACGACGTAGTCAATATATTGGAGAGTATCGGA attatagcaagaaaaggaaagaaccaATACTCATGGAAGGGATTTGGAGAAGTTCCTGGGATTTTGGAGGAGCTTAAG GAAGAGGGTTTGGGAGAAAAGTTCAAATACTCTGGTGTTCTCTGCAATTCAGTTAAA GTTTCAAAAGATAACGAAAATAGAGTGTCTCCCAGTCTCGAAAATAATTTGGAGGACTATTCTACAGCATCATCGAGAAGCG ACAACAGAAGGGACAAATCTCTAGTGCTTTTCACTCAGagttttatcaagcttttcctTTGTTTCGAT GTGGATTCGATCACTATCGATGATGCTGCAAAGGCATTGCCGGGTGATAAGCATGATGCAAGGGCTTTGAGAA CAAAAGTTAGACGACTGTATGATATTGCGAATGTTTTCTCTTCCTTGAATCTGATTGAGAAG ATTTATGACCCAGTGAGTGGGAAAGCAGCATTCAGGTGGGTGGGATGGAAAGCAAAACCCAAAGATGGATCTGACTCTGATTTGGAtctaaatgaaaaaaagagaatgtTTGGGATTGATATTACAAATTACAGTTCAAAGAGAAATAGGTTGGATTCTTCTAAGGTGGAGTCTTCTATAAATTGGAAGTTAAATCAGAAGGTAGATATGCCAATGCATAACAGACAAGGTGACTTGGAAATTGTACATGAGAGGATCAAATTGGAGCAGCATTCAAAACACAGCTCAAAGGGTATAGTATTTGGCCCTTTTGCACCTGTGAATGTGCCCGGTTTCAAAGATccagagaagaaaagattgataGAGGTTCAGGAGAACTTGAATTCTACTTATTATCCTCAATATCACAACCAAG GTCGAAAACCGAATATTCCGGGAGCAATTGATGCTCCATGA
- the LOC132182296 gene encoding probable galacturonosyltransferase-like 10: MFFPRAFCALIILLFTLLSSTDAVRSFPNEAHIELGMSLQFSEAPEYKNEPKCAVVLAGKCKPFACDPSLVHIAMTIDLEYLRGSVAAVHSVLRHASCPENIFFHFIASDSGVVTLPELTRIVRSTFPSLNFKVYNFKESIVNNLISSSIRQALDIPLNYARSYLADILEPCVERVIYLDSDIIVVDDIQKLWGVSLTGSRTIGAPEYCHANFINYFSDEFWSDPEFSEVFAGKRPCYFNTGVMVMDLVRWREGDYTRKIEKWMEIQKERRIYELGSLPPFLLVFGGDVEAIDHRWNQHGLGGDNVVSNCRSLHPGPVSLLHWSGKGKPWARLDGRTPCPVDYLWAPYDLYKIHHHFRKQKKQ, encoded by the coding sequence ATGTTTTTTCCTAGAGCTTTTTGTGCTCTGATCATTCTACTTTTCACGCTTCTATCCTCTACCGATGCAGTTCGATCATTTCCCAATGAAGCGCACATTGAGTTGGGCATGTCTTTGCAGTTCTCAGAGGCACCGGAGTACAAAAACGAACCCAAATGCGCCGTCGTTCTGGCCGGAAAGTGTAAGCCATTTGCATGCGACCCTTCGCTTGTTCACATCGCCATGACTATTGATTTGGAGTACTTAAGGGGCTCTGTTGCGGCTGTTCATTCTGTTCTCAGGCACGCTTCTTGCCCGGAAAATATATTCTTTCACTTCATTGCCTCCGATTCCGGCGTGGTCACTTTGCCTGAACTTACCCGGATTGTCCGGTCAACGTTCCCTTCTCTGAATTTCAAAGTTTACAATTTCAAGGAAAGTATAGTCAACAATCTAATATCGTCGTCGATTCGTCAGGCCCTTGATATCCCATTGAACTATGCAAGAAGCTACTTGGCAGATATACTTGAGCCCTGCGTTGAGCGTGTAATCTACCTAGACTCCGATATCATTGTTGTTGATGACATTCAGAAGCTCTGGGGTGTTTCTCTAACTGGGTCAAGAACAATTGGAGCTCCGGAATATTGTCATGCGAATTTCATCAACTACTTCTCCGACGAATTTTGGTCGGACCCTGAGTTTTCCGAGGTTTTTGCAGGGAAAAGGCCTTGTTATTTCAACACGGGTGTGATGGTGAtggatttggtgaggtggagagaGGGTGATTACACGAGGAAGATCGAGAAATGGATGGAAATTCAGAAAGAGAGGAGGATTTATGAGCTGGGTTCTCTTCCGCcgtttttgttggtttttggtGGAGATGTTGAGGCCATTGATCATAGATGGAACCAGCATGGGCTTGGTGGGGATAATGTGGTGAGTAATTGCAGGTCTTTGCATCCAGGTCCTGTGAGTTTGCTTCACTGGAGCGGCAAGGGGAAGCCATGGGCAAGGCTTGATGGGAGGACGCCATGCCCAGTTGATTATCTATGGGCTCCTTACGATCTCTACAAAATCCACCACCATTTccgaaaacaaaaaaagcagtAA
- the LOC132181417 gene encoding uncharacterized protein LOC132181417: MRSRGEDNEGQGSSIHNSELESLMDIPIGSNLDHNDSRKGLSGSSSSSSTSSGCSGSFSEEEEDDGCLDDWEAVADALNAEDNQHNPISEAPDEPETRLESCNTGESDSNPGVGFLDTESRKVKVVPESRVNCRAWRPDDAFRPPTLPTLAKQHSCPVKSEWHCGRGAITWAWQSIMSHQPSSCPICYEDLDVTDSSFLPCSCGFRLCLFCHKRIMEADGRCPGCRKQYDHINVDMCFSEGVTPFRVSCSRSMSTRS; the protein is encoded by the coding sequence ATGAGGTCAAGAGGAGAGGATAATGAGGGGCAGGGCTCCAGTATCCATAACAGTGAGTTGGAGTCCCTGATGGACATCCCAATTGGAAGCAATTTGGATCACAATGATTCAAGGAAGGGTCTTAGTGGGAGCAGCAGCAGCAGTAGCACGAGCAGTGGTTGCTCTGGAAGTTTCAGCGAGGAAGAAGAGGATGATGGGTGCCTGGATGACTGGGAGGCGGTTGCAGATGCTTTGAATGCAGAGGACAATCAGCATAACCCAATTTCAGAGGCCCCTGACGAACCTGAAACTAGGCTTGAATCTTGTAATACTGGAGAATCTGACAGTAATCCTGGAGTGGGCTTTTTGGATACAGAGAGCAGGAAAGTCAAAGTGGTACCTGAATCACGTGTGAATTGTCGGGCATGGAGACCTGACGATGCTTTCCGTCCTCCGACTCTGCCGACTCTCGCCAAGCAGCACAGTTGTCCAGTGAAGTCAGAATGGCATTGTGGCCGCGGAGCCATCACGTGGGCATGGCAAAGCATCATGTCCCACCAGCCTTCTTCGTGTCCTATCTGCTATGAGGATTTAGATGTTACAGACTCCAGCTTTCTACCATGTTCATGTGGATTCCGGCTTTGCCTTTTCTGTCACAAAAGAATTATGGAGGCAGATGGGCGATGCCCAGGCTGCAGAAAGCAGTATGATCATATAAATGTTGATATGTGCTTCAGTGAAGGGGTCACTCCTTTCCGAGTTTCTTGTTCTCGCAGCATGAGCACTAGGTCTTAG
- the LOC132180583 gene encoding alpha-mannosidase 2, protein MAFSTRRGGWAQTLLPFSAPPNPKSKHIRKPRRRLALRDFIFTNFFTIGLTISFFFFLIVVLRYGVPRPISSHFKSRPPRFPKSRKPVYRKSDALNDTVFSSTVDITTKELYDRIEFLDIDGGPWKQGWRVSYKGDEWDSEKLKVFVVPHSHNDPGWKLTVEEYYERQSRRILDTIVETLSKDPRRKFIWEEMSYLERWWRDASESKRESFANLVKNGQIEIVGGGWVMNDEANSHYFAIIEQIAEGNMWLNDTIGVVPKNAWAIDPFGYSPTMAYLLRRMGFENMLIQRTHYELKKELALHKNLEYIWRQSWDTEETTDIFVHMMPFYSYDIPHTCGPEPAICCQFDFARTHGFSYELCPWGQHPVETNRENVQERAEKLLDQYRKKSTLYRTNTLLVPLGDDFRYISTDEAEAQFRNYQMLFDHINSNPSLNAEAQFGTLEDYFEALREEADRINYSAPGEVGSGQVGGFPSLSGDFFTYADRQQDYWSGYYVSRPFFKAVDRVLEQTLRASEMMMALLLGYCQRSQCEKLPTGFSYKLTAARRNLALFQHHDGVTGTAKDHVVQDYGSRMHTSLQDLQFFMSKGIEVLLGIRHEKSDQNPSQFEPEQVRSKYDAQPVHKVINAREGTYHSVVFFNPLEQTREEVVMVIVNRPDVTVLDSNWTCVPSQISPELQYDKSKIFTGRHRVHWKVSVPALGLQTYYIANGFVGCEKAKPAKLKFFSKSTSLSCPTPYACSKAEGDVAEIQNRHQTLNFDVRNGCLQKISFKNGSQNVVGEEISIYSSYGSGAYLFKPNGDAQSIIEAGGQMVITEGPLMQEVFSYPRTAWEQTPIAHSTRLYNGDNTIQELLIEKEYHVELLGQDFNDKELIVRYKTDIDNKKIFHSDLNGFQMSRRETYDKIPLQGNYYPMPSLAFMQGSNGQRFSVHTRQSLGVASLKEGWLEIMLDRRLVRDDGRGLGQGVMDNRPMNVVFHILVESNISSTLSSVSKPFPLSPSLLSHRVGAHLNYPLHAFIAKKPQELSVQPPPRSFSPLAAPLPCDLHIVSFKVPRPLKYSQQPLADSRFVLILQRRHWDSSYCRKGRSQCTRVADEPVNLFYIFKGLAVLNARATSLNLLHEDTDILGYSEQVGDVSQDGHVLISPMEIQAYKLDLRPHQ, encoded by the exons ATGGCTTTCAGCACCCGGCGTGGGGGCTGGGCCCAAACTCTTCTTCCCTTCTCGGCTCCGCCAAACCCCAAATCCAAGCACATCCGAAAGCCCCGCAGGCGATTGGCACTCCGGGACTTCATCTTCACCAACTTCTTCACCATCGGCCTCAcgatctccttcttcttcttcctcatcgtCGTGCTCCGCTACGGCGTGCCCCGACCCATCTCGTCGCACTTCAAGTCCCGGCCCCCGCGGTTCCCTAAGTCCCGGAAACCCGTTTACCGAAAATCTGACGCCTTGAACGACACTGTTTTCAGCTCCACGGTGGACATCACGACGAAGGAATTGTATGACAGGATTGAGTTCCTGGATATCGATGGTGGGCCATGGAAACAAGGGTGGAGGGTGAGCTACAAGGGGGACGAGTGGGACTCAGAGAAGTTGAAGGTGTTTGTGGTGCCCCATTCGCATAACGATCCAGGTTGGAAGCTCACGGTGGAGGAGTACTATGAGAGGCAGTCCAGGCGCATACTTGATACCATTGTTGAGACGCTTTCTAAG GATCCTCGGCGTAAATTTATATGGGAAGAGATGTCTTATTTGGAGAGATGGTGGAGGGATGCCTCAGAGAGCAAAAGAGAGTCATTTGCTAATTTAGTAAAGAATGGGCAGATTGAAATTGTTGGAGGTGGCTGGGTAATGAATGATGAG GCTAATTCACATTATTTTGCCATCATTGAACAG ATAGCAGAGGGGAATATGTGGTTGAATGACACAATTGGGGTTGTTCCTAAAAATGCTTGGGCAATAGATCCATTTGGTTACTCACCTACCATGGCATATCTTCTCCGTCGTATGGGTTTTGAGAACATGCTTATCCAGAGGACCCATTATGAGCTGAAGAAGGAACTTGCACTGCATAAGAATTTGGAATACATATGGCGTCAGAGCTGGGACACGGAGGAAACTACTGACATTTTTGTTCACATGATGCCCTTTTATTCATATGATATTCCACATACGTGTGGGCCAGAACCTGCTATTTGTTGTCAGTTTGACTTTGCTCGAACTCATGGCTTTAGTTATGAACTTTGCCCATGGGGACAGCATCCAGTGGAGACCAATCGGGAAAATGTTCAGGAGAGGGCAGAAAAACTACTAGATCAATATAGGAAGAAATCAACCTTATACCGGACAAATACACTTCTTGTTCCTCTGGGAGATGATTTCCGTTACATCAGCACTGACGAAGCAGAAGCCCAATTTAGGAACTACCAAATGTTATTTGATCATATCAATTCCAATCCAAGTTTAAATGCGGAGGCACAGTTTGGTACTTTGGAAGACTACTTTGAAGCCTTACGCGAGGAGGCTGATAGAATAAATTATTCGGCTCCTGGTGAGGTTGGGTCTGGTCAGGTTGGAGGTTTTCCTTCTTTATCTGGCGACTTCTTTACCTATGCAGATAGGCAACAGGACTATTGGAGTGGCTATTATGTTTCAAGGCCTTTCTTCAAGGCTGTTGATCGGGTACTAGAGCAAACATTACGTGCCTCGGAAATGATGATGGCTTTATTGCTTGGGTATTGCCAGAGATCACAATGTGAAAAGTTGCCCACAGGGTTTTCCTACAAGTTGACAGCAGCAAGAAGAAACTTAGCTCTTTTCCAGCATCATGATGGGGTCACTGGTACTGCTAAGGATCATGTGGTTCAGGACTATGGATCTCGGATGCATACTTCTTTGCAGGATTTGCAGTTTTTCATGTCTAAAGGTATAGAAGTTCTGCTTGGTATCCGCCACGAGAAATCTGATCAAAACCCTTCTCAGTTTGAGCCAGAACAGGTGAGATCTAAATATGATGCTCAGCCAGTGCATAAGGTAATCAATGCTCGTGAAGGCACGTATCACTCGGTGGTCTTTTTTAATCCTTTGGAGCAAACAAGAGAAGAGGTTGTGATGGTTATAGTTAACAGGCCAGATGTTACTGTTTTGGACTCTAACTGGACATGTGTTCCGAGCCAAATTTCTCCTGAATTGCAGTACGACAAAAGCAAGATTTTTACTGGGAGGCATCGTGTCCACTGGAAAGTTTCTGTTCCTGCCCTGGGGCTGCAAACATATTATATCGCTAATGGCTTTGTTGGATGTGAGAAGGCAAAACCAGCAAAACtcaaatttttctcaaagtctACTTCATTATCTTGTCCCACTCCATATGCTTGCTCAAAAGCAGAAGGTGATGTAGCTGAAATCCAGAACCGGCATCAAACGCTCAACTTTGATGTCAGGAACGGTTGTTTGCAGAAAATAAGCTTTAAAAATGGTTCCCAAAATGTTGTGGGTGAAGAAATCAGTATATACTCTAGTTATGGAAGCGGGGCTTACCTATTCAAGCCTAATGGTGATGCACAATCTATTATCGAAGCTGGTGGGCAGATGGTGATCACGGAGGGCCCTTTGATGCAGGAAGTATTCTCTTATCCCAGGACAGCATGGGAGCAAACCCCCATCGCCCATAGCACTCGTCTCTATAATGGAGATAACACTATACAAGAGTTGCTCATTGAGAAGGAATATCATGTTGAGCTTCTTGGCCAGGATTTTAATGACAAGGAGTTAATAGTTAGATACAAGACTGATATTGATAACAAAAAGATTTTTCACTCTGATCTAAATGGCTTCCAGATGAGCCGCAGAGAAACATATGATAAGATCCCATTGCAGGGAAATTATTACCCTATGCCTTCTCTTGCATTCATGCAAGGATCCAATGGTCAGCGATTTTCTGTCCATACTCGGCAGTCATTGGGTGTGGCAAGCCTTAAAGAAGGATGGTTAGAGATTATGCTTGACCGCCGATTGGTAAGAGATGATGGACGTGGTCTTGGGCAAGGAGTGATGGATAATCGTCCAATGAATGTAGTCTTCCACATCCTTGTGGAATCCAACATTTCCTCCACTCTAAGCTCAGTTTCCAAGCCTTTTCCCTTAAGCCCCTCTCTTCTTTCTCATCGCGTCGGTGCTCATTTGAACTATCCATTGCATGCATTCATTGCAAAGAAGCCGCAGGAATTATCTGTGCAGCCACCCCCCAGATCCTTCTCTCCTTTAGCTGCTCCCTTACCATGTGACTTGCATATTGTGAGCTTCAAGGTCCCTCGGCCTTTAAAATATTCTCAACAGCCACTTGCAGATTCTAGGTTCGTTCTAATCTTACAGAGGCGCCATTGGGATTCTTCATACTGTCGGAAGGGCAGATCACAGTGCACTCGAGTTGCTGATGAGCCGGTGAATCTGTTTTACATATTCAAGGGGCTTGCAGTACTGAATGCGAGAGCAACTTCTTTGAATCTTCTGCATGAAGACACAGATATTCTTGGATATTCTGAGCAGGTTGGAGATGTTTCCCAAGATGGACATGTCCTCATCTCCCCCATGGAAATACAGGCTTACAAGTTGGACCTACGGCCGCACCAATGA
- the LOC132182806 gene encoding uncharacterized protein LOC132182806 has protein sequence MAASAARAFIISRVTDLSLRPLHPPHPPPKPPFLCSRHHHRRRLTSPASAVSCLISGVDGGGVSDDFVSTRKSGLDRGFSVIANMLRRIEPLDNSVISKGVSDSAKDSMKQTISTMLGLLPSDQFSVTISVSRRPLHRLLVSSIITGYTLWNAEYRISLMRNFEISSDNSKKSSNCCERWREVSEEEEKESEDRDSDLSIEGLERIGLQVFGDLPPEALDYIQRLQSELSNAKEELKVQKQENLQIEYGRGNRNNLLEYLRSLDPDMVTELSRPSSLEVEEIIQRLVQNVLRKFFKDERTSDFIGDSVKGSTENHLDGDDGFCDTTGASRDYLAKLLFWCMLLGHHLRGLENRLHLSCAVGLL, from the exons ATGGCTGCCTCAGCTGCTCGAGCTTTCATTATCTCTCGCGTAACCGACCTGTCGCTCAGGCCACTCCACCCTCCTCATCCACCGCCGAAACCGCCTTTTCTCTGTTCCCGCCACCACCACAGGCGCCGTCTAACTTCGCCGGCATCTGCCGTCAGCTGCCTGATATCCGGCGTAGACGGCGGTGGCGTCTCCGACGATTTTGTCTCCACTCGGAAGTCTGGCCTCGACCGCGGGTTCTCTGTGATCGCGAACATGCTCCGGCGAATCGAGCCGTTGGATAACTCCGTTATCTCCAAGGGCGTTTCCGATTCCGCCAAGGACTCCATGAAGCAGACCATTTCAACGATGCTAGGCTTGCTTCCATCGGACCAGTTCTCCGTCACCATTAGTGTTTCCAGACGCCCCCTCCATCGCCTCCTCGTCTCCTCCATCATCACCGG GTATACGTTGTGGAACGCGGAGTACCGGATATCGTTGATGAGGAACTTTGAGATTTCTTCGGATAATTCGAAGAAGAGCTCGAATTGTTGTGAACGGTGGCGTGAGGTttcggaggaggaggagaaggagagtGAGGATAGGGATAGTGATTTGAGTATTGAAGGTTTGGAGAGAATAGGGCTTCAAGTCTTCGGAGATTTGCCGCCGGAGGCGTTGGATTACATTCAACGGTTGCAGTCGGAGTTGTCTAATGCAAAAGAG GAACTTAAAGTCCAGAAGCAGGAAAATTTGCAAATAGAATATGGCAGAGGAAATAGGAACAATTTGTTAGAGTATCTGCGATCCTTGGATCCCGATATG GTAACTGAACTATCTCGTCCGTCATCGCTAGAGGTCGAAGAAATAATTCAACGGCTTGTTCAAAACGTATTGCGTAAATTCTTCAAAGATGAGAGGACTTCTGATTTTATTGGAGATTCAGTCAAGGGAAGTACCGAGAACCACCTAGATGGTGATGATGGATTTTGTGATACCACAGGCGCTTCGCGCGACTACCTAGCAAAGCTGCTTTTCTG GTGTATGCTGTTGGGTCATCACTTAAGAGGCTTGGAGAACAGGTTGCACTTAAGTTGTGCTGTTGGATTGTTGTGA